One segment of Triticum aestivum cultivar Chinese Spring chromosome 2A, IWGSC CS RefSeq v2.1, whole genome shotgun sequence DNA contains the following:
- the LOC123189421 gene encoding glyceraldehyde-3-phosphate dehydrogenase A, chloroplastic — MASPMLSTAMAPLQGGMLEFSGLRSSSSLPLRRNATSDDFMSAVSFRTYAVSTSGGSRKAPTEAKLKVAINGFGRIGRNFLRCWHGRGDSSPLEVIAINDTGGVKQASHLLKYDSTLGIFDADVKPVGDNAISVDGKVIKVVSDRNPSNLPWGEMGIDLVIEGTGVFVDRAGAGKHLEAGAKKVLITAPGKGDIPTYVCGVNADLYTHADTIISNASCTTNCLAPFVKVLDQKFGIIKGTMTTTHSYTGDQRLLDASHRDLRRARAAALNIVPTSTGAAKAVALVLPNLKGKLNGIALRVPTPNVSVVDLVVQVSKKTLAEEVNQAFRDAAANELKGILDVCDEPLVSVDFRCSDVSSTIDASLSMVMGDDMVKVIAWYDNEWGYSQRVVDLADIVADQWK; from the exons ATGGCGTCGCCCATGCTCTCCACGGCCATGGCGCCACTCCAG GGGGGCATGCTGGAGTTCTCCGGGCTGAGGagctcgtcgtcgctgccgctccGGCGGAATGCCACCTCCGACGACTTCATGTCCGCGGTTTCCTTCAGGACGTACGCG GTGAGCACCAGCGGCGGGTCGCGCAAGGCGCCGACGGAGGCCAAACTCAAGGTGGCGATCAACGGGTTCGGGCGCATCGGGCGCAACTTCCTGCGGTGCTGGCACGGGCGCGGCGACAGCTCGCCGCTGGAGGTGATCGCCATCAACGACACCGGAGGCGTGAAGCAGGCGTCCCACCTCCTCAAGTACGACTCCACGCTGGGCATCTTCGACGCGGACGTCAAGCCCGTGGGCGACAACGCCATCTCCGTGGACGGCAAGGTGATCAAGGTGGTGTCCGACCGCAACCCCTCCAACCTGCCGTGGGGCGAGATGGGCATCGACCTCGTCATCGAGGGCACCGGCGTCTTCGTCGACCGCGCCGGCGCGGGCAAGCATCTCGAGGCCGGCGCCAAGAAGGTGCTCATCACCGCGCCCGGCAAGGGCGACATCCCCACCTACGTCTGCGGCGTCAACGCCGACCTCTACACCCACGCCGACACCATCATCAGCAACGCCTCCTGCACCACCAACTGCCTCGCCCCCTTCGTCAAGGTGCTCGACCAAAAGTTCG GCATCATCAAGGGAACCATGACCACAACCCACTCCTACACCGGCGACCAGAGGCTGCTGGACGCGAGCCACCGCGACCTGCGCCGTGCCCGTGCCGCCGCGCTCAACATCGTGCCCACCTCCACCGGCGCGGCCAAGGCCGTGGCGCTGGTGCTGCCCAACCTCAAGGGCAAGCTCAACGGGATCGCGCTCCGGGTGCCCACCCCCAACGTGTCCGTCGTCGACCTCGTGGTGCAGGTCTCCAAGAAGACCCTCGCCGAGGAGGTGAACCAGGCGTTCCGCGACGCCGCCGCCAACGAGCTCAAGGGCATCCTCGACGTCTGCGACGAGCCGCTCGTGTCCGTCGACTTCAGGTGCTCCGACGTGTCCTCCACCATCGACGCGTCGCTCAGCATGGTCATGGGAGACGACATGGTCAAGGTCATCGCGTGGTACGACAACGAGTGGGGTTACTCCCAGAGGGTCGTCGACCTCGCCGACATCGTCGCCGACCAATGGAAGTGA